Genomic window (Syntrophales bacterium):
CCCCAATGCCGTAACCCTCCACAAAAAATATCCTTCCCCGGAAGCGGGGATCCTTGCAGACGCCTATTACCTTTTTGATCAGTTCTTTTCCCATGTCATCCATCGGGTGAGATTTTCCGGAAAACACTATTTGCACCGGCCGGGTAGGGTGGTTCAAGATTCGGTCGAGCCGATCGAGGTCGGAAAGGATCATATCCGCCCGCTTGTAAGGTGCGAAGCGGCGGGCAAACCCTATTGTCAGCGTCGTCGGATTCAGTCTGGAGAAAAGCTCTTCCTGCCATGTTTTTGTATAGCCGTATTTGCTCCAGTTACGGGCAATTTCATCCCTGAGGAAATAGACCAGTTTCTGCCTTAGTTCGTATCTGGCCCGCCACAGGATGTTGTCGGGAATTTCCTGCACCCGCGCCCAGTATTCCGGATCGGACAGGTGCTTTTCCCAGTCCATGCCGAGGAAGGTGTTGAACACCGTTTTCATCCGCGGGGCGATATAGGAAAGGGTATGGGCGCCGTTGGTAACATGGGTGATCGGGATGTCCGATTCATCGAAACCCTTCCACACATCGCGCCACATCCTCCGGGAGACCTCTTCGTGCAGTTTGCTTACGGCGTTGCTTTTGTGTGCCATATTCAGCGCCAGGATCGTCATGAAGAAGGGCTTGCCTTCCCCCGCTTCCCTACGTCCCAACTGCCAGAACTGCGACCAGGAAATCCCGGTGCGTTTCACGAAATTGGCAAAATAGTGTTCGAGCAATTCCTGGTTGAACCGTTCATTCCCGGCCTCCACCGGGGTGTGCGTGGTAAATACGATCGCGCCGCGGACGATCTCGAGCGCCTCGTAGAAGGACAGTTTTTCTTCAGTCATCAAAGATGCAATCCTCTCAAAGACGAGAAATGCCGAGTGTCCTTCGTTGATATGGTAAACGCGGGGACGAATCCCAAGCTTTTTGAGCAGCTTTACCCCACCCATCCCGAGGAGTATTTCCTGCTCTATCCGGACCCGGGTGTCAGAGCAGTACAGTCTTTCGGTGATATTCCGATCCTGGGGGGTGTTTCTGGGGATATCGGTGTCCAGCAGATAAAGCTGTGTACGACCGACATGAACCTGCCAGATGTTGGCAAAAAGAGTTCGCCCCGGGAATTCCATAGATATCTGAACCGCATTGCCACGGTCGTCCTGGACAATTTCGAGGGGCATGCTGGAAAAATCGTTTTGGGGATATTCCTCTTTCTGGGCGCCGTTTTTATCGATGATCTGTTTAAAAAAACCGCTCTTGTAGAGAAGACCGACGCCGACCAAGGGCATGTTGAGGTCGCTCGCCGTCTTCAGGTGATCGCCGGAAAGTGTTCCCAAGCCGCCGGAATATATCGGCAGCGATTCATGCAAGCCGTATTCGGCGCTGAAGTAGGCAACGGGCGACAGCCGTTTGAGCCCTTCGTGCTGCTCGAGCAGAGGATGCAGACTTTTATCGTCCATGTAGTCGTCAAATTGTTTCAAAATATGGGTGTAGAGGTTCAGATAGCTTGTGTTTTCAGAAGCTTCGAGGAGACGTCCGGAAGAGACGGTCTCCAGTATGCGCACGGGATTGTTGCCCATCCCTTCCCATAGTTTGGGGTCCAGCGCCGAAAAGAGTTCGAGGGCGCGCGGGTTCCAGGACCACCAGAGATTATAGGAAAGCTCCCGGAGCCTCGCTATCTTCAGCGGAAGATTGGCCACTGCTGTAAAGGTGCGGAAGTGTGGAGAAACCGAAGCGGTCCCGGCAAACGTATGCTTCATCCCTGCCAGCAGTTCGTCGTCTTTGAGCGCCTCTGTGCGAACCTGAGATACGGAGAGGGCAAGCTGAAACGCCTGGGAATAATAGCTGAAAAAATCATTCCAGTTTGCCTTGGCCGCCACGAATCGCGCCCCAACGCGCATCTCGTGCAGTTCCTCGTTTGTCAGTCCGACAAATTTCCTCAGTATTTCGTGGAGATCGTCTTCTATTACGGCATCCGGCTGCCCCATTCTGTTGAGGATAATGATTCCCTTGTTGCCGTTCAGGAATTGTCGCGCCCAAAGTCCGAAGCCGGCCTGATCCGTAGTGATTGTAGGAACCGCGTAGGCCGCGCTTTCGAGCGGCGTGTATCCCCAGGGCTCATAGTTGGAGGTGAAAACCCCCAGATCGCAGCCGGACAGCGCTTCGTAATAGGACATGTTTATCAGGCCATCGTGACCGTTCAAATAGGCCGGAACATAGATTGTCTGAACCCTGTTCTGGGGAAAGTTTCGCAGGCCGAGGCGCTCGCATGTCTGCAGAATGGGATCGGAGGCTTCGTTCTGCATGCGATGGGTGGAGATGGGGGGATTGTTCGGATCAGGTTTGACATCGTCGTTTTTCAGGGAAGGGATCAGATCCGTGTAGCCGCCGAGGACGAAAATAAAGACAAGGATGGTGTTATCCTCGGTGAGTTCCTTGTTCAGGCGGCCGAGCGCCGCAAGCAGGATATCAATCCCCTTATTATGGAATTCCCCGCGCCCTGACGTCAGGATAATTCTCGTATTTTCCGGTAAATCCCTGTTCATAAAGCGGCTCGCGGCGGCAAGAAGCTTTTTGCGGGAGAAAAGCGCGGCGGCATTGTCTGCGACAAGGTCAGGGATACTGGCGATATCGAGACCGTTCGGGGTAATCAGATCGGGGGCGCGACCGAGAAAGTTTTTGGCTTCCAAAGCAGTTATTTCGCTTACCGTGGTGAAACAGTCGGCTTCCCGGGCCGAGGCGGTTTCCATTGAACACTTGGCGGTAATATTGTGGGCGCTTGCCTCCTGCTGCGGAGATATATGGTCCATCGAAGAATAGATGTCAACGCCTGACGAGGCGAGCGTTCGTCCCAGCATCGTGGCATGGGTTGTAAAGACGGTTCCGATTTCCGGCGCCTGTTTCTTCAGGCCGAGCAGACCCGCCCCGGTCATCCATTCGTGGAACTGGGCGACGCTTTTCATCTGCTGGGGGCGAACAAGCAGATTATGGATAGTCTCGATCACCTCGCTTGCCGCATAACTGAACATGACCGGCTCCACATAGTCCCACCCGCCGGCTATGGAATCTACCCCATAATCCTCCCAGAGCTTAAAGAGGAGCTGATGCTTGTCGTATTTTTCACCGAACCCCACCAGAATAGCCTTTGGTCTGCCCGGTACATTCCAGCGGCCGAAGCGGCAGGGTATCTCCTTGATGGCCACCCCTTCCCGAATGTCGTTCCAGATATCCTCGTCCGTTTCCTCGAATTCCGCGTTTGTCTTTAAATCAGGGCCAAGGACAAAATATCGCTCGCCGAATACTCGCGAGACCTCGGGAAGTTTGCTTGTTATAACCGTATAGATGCCGCCGACCTTGTTGCAAACCTCCCAGCTTACTTCAAATAGAAAGTGTTCCCGTTCCTGCGTCATGACAACTCTCCTTCATTATTAATTTCGTATTGACAATCTTGTCGCGGCGGCGCTCCCTGCACAAGATTTTGAATTAATTGATCGTAAACAGATCAATCCCTTATAAGCAGTGAGTACAGCCTTGTCAATTCGGCAACGCTCCAGGCCTGGGCGATGCAGCCGCCGGGATTGTGAGGTTCGCTTCCGTCAAATACCTCGGAAATGCTGCCTATTCCCGCCTCCGACAGATGTTTTTTGAGAAATGCGCGCAAATATTTCTTAAGGTTTTTCCTTTCCTGTTCCTTGTCAGCGGCGGCCGTAAGCGCCGCCTGCCCGAAGGCGCCGAGCAGCCATGGCCAGACGGTCCCCTGATGATAGGCGCTATCCCGTTCGGCGGGATTTCCGATATAGAGCCCGCGATATTCAGGGTCAGAGGGGGAGAGGGTACGTAAACCGAAGGGCGTCAGAAGATGCTCTCTTGCGGCCTGTACAACGGCTTTCTGTTCCTCATCGTCGAGCGGGGAAAAGGGCAGCGAAACGGCAAAAAGCTGATTGGGACGGATGGAACGATCCAGAATCCCGTCATTCCACACATCGCCGAGACAGTTATCCTCACGGTTCCAAAATGTTTCCTGAAAAGCTGTCCGCAGATGCGGGATAAAGCCGGGGTCAACAAGCTCGGACTCGCCGAATTGGGCGGCCAGCTCCCGGGAAAAACAGAGGGCATTGTACCAGAGGGCGTTTATCTCGACAGGACACCCGTGGCGGGAGGTGACGGGTTTGTTATTGACCATGGCATCCATCCAGGTAAGCGCGGTCCCCGGATTGCCGGCATGAAGCAGTCCGGAATTATCAATCCCGGTTTCGAATCTGGTCCCGGCGAGAAAGGAACGGATGATCCGTTTCATTACCGGCCAGAAGTGGTTGCGGATCAGCTCCGTGTCGCTCGTCGCCTGAAGCAGCTCCTGAACGGTCCAGAAATACCACAGGGAGCTGTCCACGGTGTTGTAAGCATCAGGAGTCCCGGCTGCGGTGAAAAAATTGGGGAAGAGGCCATCCTTTTCGTGCAGGCTGATCTCCTTGAGCACTTCGATTCCTTCCGGCAATCGCCCGGCGTGAAAGCAAAGTCCCGGGAGTGATATAAGCGTGTCTCTGCCCCAACTGTCAAACCATGGATATCCGGCAATGATTGCGGACTTCCCGGACGGGGTTTTGATTAGAAACTGTCGTCCGGCCTGGAGCAAGGACAGATAGAGTTTCCCGTCCTCCTCATCCAGACCGGCGGCGTACTTTTTATCGATTGTTCTTTCACGCCCGCGTCGCACCGTTTCGGTCTGCCATATCGCCGGAGAATTCTTCAGTGATTTATCGAGAGAAACGGAAAGGATGACGGTGCATTTTCTTTCCACGGGGATATCAATGATGCCGGGCATAAAGAGGTCCTCTTCTCCGGCGAAACCGCGGTTTATCTCCTCTGTGTATTGAAAGCGTTTATACCATGCCCCCACGGGGATGAACCCTGACCCACGTGATGTCTGAAAGACAATCGCCGGCATTCCCTCGTAGGGTGATAAACTAAAACCGTTTGTCAACATTTCCAACCTGTTTTGGAGATATCCATTTTCATTAGACAATTCGTGATAGCCGCGGAAGGCAAGGAGCGGTTTCAGTCGTAAAATACCCCCCCGGGGACATTTGTCAACATCGTAACGGACAAGCAGGACGGATTTTCCCGCCGGCAATAATAGCGATTTCTTAATGGTTAGGGCGCCGATCCGGTAGGTGAAACTGGGAAAATGATCGAAGGTAAAATCGGCAAGCGGCGTGTGTTCAGGCGGAAAAATAAGTCCCGGATAGAGGTGGGAAGTGAAAAAATGCTCTTTCTGGCCGTTGATTAATGAATCCTCTAACTTAGACAGCAGAACGTAACGCCCTGCCGGCTTTTGGAGAGTGGCGACAAAGAACCCGTGATATTTACGCGTGTGCCGATTTTCGAGCGTACTGGCCGCATATCCCCCCCGGCCATCTGTTTCCAGCCATTCCCGGGAAATGGACAAATCATGAAATCCTGCGAGATCGATTTTTATCATGATAAAGCCTCCTTAGTTTAATCAATCTCCTAAACAACAGATAGTCTTATGATGCCTCGAAGCAGCGCAACTCGCAATGATTAAAAACGCACGCGCTATGCGCTATGTATGTACGCTTCTTTATTATTATATGCAAACAAAGCAATGAGGATTCGGTAACGTAAATCAGCTATGGCATATTGACTATTTCAACGTCCGCAGGCGGCGTAAAGGTGAAAAAAGAACTGGAAACGCCTGTATTAGTTTGAATATTTGTGAAGTTGAGGCGGGTGGTATTGCCATATTCATCATCGAAACGGCATTGAATGATCTGAAAGGTTTTTTTGTCGATCGTCAAATCAATGCGGTCAATGCCGTTTCCCTTTTCTTTCGCCGTTAACTTTAGAAGATAATTGCCGTTTATGTCGGCATGTCCGTCCTTGGGAAAACGAACGGAAAAGTCTTCAGAGAGCTTCCCGATTCCCGACAGGAATTTTACAGCGAGTCGTGATCGGTAAACGTCATCGGCGCTCTGGAGGTACACCATCCGATCCTCGGCGACATAAAGCCATGCTTTTCTGGAGTTTATGATCAGCTTCTTTACTTTTGGCTTAGTATAATCCCAATACATCATTTTCGGGTTCTTAATCCAGACTGTTCCCTCTTCACGATCCG
Coding sequences:
- the glgP gene encoding alpha-glucan family phosphorylase: MTQEREHFLFEVSWEVCNKVGGIYTVITSKLPEVSRVFGERYFVLGPDLKTNAEFEETDEDIWNDIREGVAIKEIPCRFGRWNVPGRPKAILVGFGEKYDKHQLLFKLWEDYGVDSIAGGWDYVEPVMFSYAASEVIETIHNLLVRPQQMKSVAQFHEWMTGAGLLGLKKQAPEIGTVFTTHATMLGRTLASSGVDIYSSMDHISPQQEASAHNITAKCSMETASAREADCFTTVSEITALEAKNFLGRAPDLITPNGLDIASIPDLVADNAAALFSRKKLLAAASRFMNRDLPENTRIILTSGRGEFHNKGIDILLAALGRLNKELTEDNTILVFIFVLGGYTDLIPSLKNDDVKPDPNNPPISTHRMQNEASDPILQTCERLGLRNFPQNRVQTIYVPAYLNGHDGLINMSYYEALSGCDLGVFTSNYEPWGYTPLESAAYAVPTITTDQAGFGLWARQFLNGNKGIIILNRMGQPDAVIEDDLHEILRKFVGLTNEELHEMRVGARFVAAKANWNDFFSYYSQAFQLALSVSQVRTEALKDDELLAGMKHTFAGTASVSPHFRTFTAVANLPLKIARLRELSYNLWWSWNPRALELFSALDPKLWEGMGNNPVRILETVSSGRLLEASENTSYLNLYTHILKQFDDYMDDKSLHPLLEQHEGLKRLSPVAYFSAEYGLHESLPIYSGGLGTLSGDHLKTASDLNMPLVGVGLLYKSGFFKQIIDKNGAQKEEYPQNDFSSMPLEIVQDDRGNAVQISMEFPGRTLFANIWQVHVGRTQLYLLDTDIPRNTPQDRNITERLYCSDTRVRIEQEILLGMGGVKLLKKLGIRPRVYHINEGHSAFLVFERIASLMTEEKLSFYEALEIVRGAIVFTTHTPVEAGNERFNQELLEHYFANFVKRTGISWSQFWQLGRREAGEGKPFFMTILALNMAHKSNAVSKLHEEVSRRMWRDVWKGFDESDIPITHVTNGAHTLSYIAPRMKTVFNTFLGMDWEKHLSDPEYWARVQEIPDNILWRARYELRQKLVYFLRDEIARNWSKYGYTKTWQEELFSRLNPTTLTIGFARRFAPYKRADMILSDLDRLDRILNHPTRPVQIVFSGKSHPMDDMGKELIKKVIGVCKDPRFRGRIFFVEGYGIGVARQLVQGVDVWLNNPRRPMEASGTSGEKVVANGVLNLSISDGWWVEGYDGTNGWTIGPVVNGSRDETGNPDQEDSESLYSLLENSVVPMFYEREISGLPERWIAMVKRSMQTLIPMFNTNRMLIDYYHDLYLPTALREHDIYLDNYKMARELADWKQKLPMRFSSLHIIEVVVAGIQGDTIRVEEPLDVSVRIDPGKMAPEEILVEMVIGRSDPGAAWQPECVQLPLEGKDSEGILKFFISYRVKKNGAHTYGIRVLPNHPHLAAKQETNLVYWG
- a CDS encoding amylo-alpha-1,6-glucosidase, encoding MIKIDLAGFHDLSISREWLETDGRGGYAASTLENRHTRKYHGFFVATLQKPAGRYVLLSKLEDSLINGQKEHFFTSHLYPGLIFPPEHTPLADFTFDHFPSFTYRIGALTIKKSLLLPAGKSVLLVRYDVDKCPRGGILRLKPLLAFRGYHELSNENGYLQNRLEMLTNGFSLSPYEGMPAIVFQTSRGSGFIPVGAWYKRFQYTEEINRGFAGEEDLFMPGIIDIPVERKCTVILSVSLDKSLKNSPAIWQTETVRRGRERTIDKKYAAGLDEEDGKLYLSLLQAGRQFLIKTPSGKSAIIAGYPWFDSWGRDTLISLPGLCFHAGRLPEGIEVLKEISLHEKDGLFPNFFTAAGTPDAYNTVDSSLWYFWTVQELLQATSDTELIRNHFWPVMKRIIRSFLAGTRFETGIDNSGLLHAGNPGTALTWMDAMVNNKPVTSRHGCPVEINALWYNALCFSRELAAQFGESELVDPGFIPHLRTAFQETFWNREDNCLGDVWNDGILDRSIRPNQLFAVSLPFSPLDDEEQKAVVQAAREHLLTPFGLRTLSPSDPEYRGLYIGNPAERDSAYHQGTVWPWLLGAFGQAALTAAADKEQERKNLKKYLRAFLKKHLSEAGIGSISEVFDGSEPHNPGGCIAQAWSVAELTRLYSLLIRD
- a CDS encoding outer membrane lipoprotein carrier protein LolA, encoding MGHAEFRTVEELTARTQDVYEKTGDLKAHFIQEVTIKSMKKTDREEGTVWIKNPKMMYWDYTKPKVKKLIINSRKAWLYVAEDRMVYLQSADDVYRSRLAVKFLSGIGKLSEDFSVRFPKDGHADINGNYLLKLTAKEKGNGIDRIDLTIDKKTFQIIQCRFDDEYGNTTRLNFTNIQTNTGVSSSFFTFTPPADVEIVNMP